A segment of the Lycium ferocissimum isolate CSIRO_LF1 chromosome 5, AGI_CSIRO_Lferr_CH_V1, whole genome shotgun sequence genome:
TATTGCATTAACAGGGATATCTATACTATTGCATTGAAACTTGTTATCCAAATTTTCTCAAGCCAAAAAGCTACAGCATAAATCAAAAATCCGAAAGAAAGGGCTAGAATAAACTAGGAAAGGGGAATATACACATTCGAGAATATTTCTTAGAAAGCAAAACAAGTACCTGGTTTAACCTAAAAGGCGCTGAAAAATGTCATATTCTGAAGAATGTTAAAAGGGAATGCTGGCAGGAAAAAGAGTTCCATAATATGTATTAAAGAAAATGCACCAAAGTCAATTTGGTCCTCAGGAAGAGGCATGCAACTAACTTGACAAAGGGCAAAGAGAATATAACATTGGAGTTTTCAAACAAGGGAAAGGCAATAAGTAAAATACTGATGAAGCAGGCATAATCAGAGAGTTTTGCAAACCCTAGATAAAGTTTAAACAAAATTTACAGTGGGTGTTTTTGGTAGTAACAACCATATCACAGAAAAAGTGATATACTACACAAAACGAGACATACCTCTTTGAGGTGCTCCACTTGCTTATGCAACTCAGCTTCTCTCCTCCTCCACTCAATTTCTTTCTTACACCAGTCTGTACACTGCACATATTTAATCTTATAATCACCATAAGAACATGTAAAGAAAGATGTAATTTAGCACCTCCAGAGAGGTGAGaaaattgttttcaaaagtCAGTTAAAGCAGAAGTATCATTATTGCAGCCAACCCAGGGTCAATTTGCTGCCCGACCAAGGATAAGGTGACAGGTGACTTGAATACCCTTACAGAGAGAAAACAAGCAAGCTGTTAAAAGCAAACAATTTTGGCTGTACGTAGTGAATAAGGGTACAAAGGAGGGCAAGGGAAGGGAGGGGAACGGGGAAGGGAAAGGTTTTGGTTTTCTTCTCCAATTCAATGCGTTTTATTTTCCCCTTTGGGTATAGCTTAAATGTTATaagggaaggaactatgtttatcttatttatttctGTTTAATTTTAGATGATTGAAAAAGCTAATGCAACCTCTTCAACTACTCGTTTTTCTCCTTGGGTTCCATCTAAAAAATGAGAGAAACTCCCCTTACCTATAACAACTATTTCAAAGGTTTCCACAAACATATGTCAAGTTTTTAAAATCTTGAGACACTTTGTCCATTTGAAAACTAACAAATCTTTTCAGCTGCACAGTTCCTTAATCGAGTAAAGGAAAACCCCAACTTAAGACACAAAAAGATAACCATCATTCAATCGTcctattgtttgtttttttcctttttttgaagGGGTGGGTTAGGTCAGTCTGATACGTTTTCCGCAAGTAGTTTGTGTTGGCTACATGGAAAACCTTGAAGGTCTCCACTGGGAATCTTCATTTAGACGTCAGACCCGAGTTCTATCAGGAGATCGCACTGGCTAAATCTaaaaccttcatttttttccttaccTCTTTTTTAAGAGAAAAACATCTAGCTTCAAGAGACCGGATTTTCTGCAAAAGAGGAAGGGGTTAAATCACTATCTCATGGAGCAACCTTCAATATATATAAGCGTCAAATTAAGACCTTTTGAAGCTCTTCATCGACAGCATGAAGTCGACAAGCATAAAGTACTCGGATACCCTTCACTGTGCATTTCTTATTACATTGAGGGCActacaaaataacaaaaaaaagatTGTGAGGGATGAACTGAAAAAGGATCTTAATATTGTATAAAACAAGGACcaaattattataagaaataCCTTTCCTAAACTTCCCTTTTGTTGCACCCACTTTTTGATACATGACAAACCATATATATGCCCACAAGGAAGACAGCTGCAAAAGATCAAAAGGCGAAGCCAATAGAAGTATTAACACTTGAAAATCATATTTTTCGTTATCAGCTGTATATCTATCAATCAATTAGCTAATCtacttttttttgaaactggtaattttgtattcctcagcattaagggTATGCTGGCCACCTCCAAAAATTTACATTTTACTGAAAGAGAGATACTTACAGTAATCCTAAAAAGTCCTCTATCAAGTTCAAACAATCCTCTTTACGCCACAGGAGATATAATATATAACCAGACTATATATAAGAGGAGGAAGCTGATGATTTGAGAATTCTATTAACCAGCCGAAGAGAAGATAACTTTCTTGGTGTAAGAATTATTATTGGCTGGAAATAATTGTATTAAATACAACAGACTAGCCCTCTACTGAATAGGACGAATATAATACTATATTGTCCTTTAATTTCAGTGACAACTAATTTCTAACAAATATTACCAAAGCGTTTACATATCCATTCCAGACAACATCGATCCACATTATTTAGAGTATGATTATTTTTCATCCCTTTTTATGCATAAGATTATGGTCAAATATTTGTTCTTTCGTGTGTCTAGATAACAACAATAGCCAATTAAGGCCAATTAGGTATGGGTAATACAGATGGGTAAGCCATAAGAAATATTCTAAACGAGTTTAGGTTACTTACCACACTCTGAATCAGCATTAGATttgttgaaattgaaatatgataaactagaaaaataaaaaacagacAAATGGGAAAGATTGAAAAGGACACCATAGTAGTTAATAGTCCTAAAACTTATCTGCTATTACTGATTCGGCTTATCTGCTATTACTGATTCGGCTGAAACATGCATTGACGAGaaggagaagagaaacactGAACAAATACCAATACAAATTAATACATCTAAATTTCCACTACTACCAAACTAATACAGATtcagaaaattaaaaacataccTCGCCAAGAAGAGAGCTGAACCCTATGAATTATCAAAATCGAGGTGACGAAATGAGTCCTAGCCATTCTGTGTTTGTGGCTTGACGGTTTTTGTTCTATGTTTCTGTCTTAGAGTGTTTCTTATCGGTTTTCTTTTTCCTGAGGGCGGGAGATGCAATATTGGGAAAAAATGATTACGAAAACgagcttcttttttttgttcttactTTAACGACTGGATATTACATCTTTTACACATCGGATGTTTGCCTCTGCTCAATTTAAACTAAAATTGCTTGTAACGACCGGAAATAAAATTGGTCGCtataaatatatttaacaaCCGAATTCCTATCCTTTCATTAAGAAGTGGCCGTTAAAAGTCACATTTCTTGTAGTGCTTGTACAGTTTAGATTAGCAAAGAGTCATCCAAAAAAGGACAGCCCTGTGTGCAAAGCATCCCGTGTTAGCAGGGTTCGGGGAAGGGCAGCACCCCTAGGATGTGATGTAGACACCTTACCCTAATGCAAGCACTAGTGGCTGCTTCCACGGCTCAAACCCGTGATCTATAGGTCACACGGAGACAGCTTTACCGTTCCTCCCCTTCAAAGAGTCACCAAAAATACTAGAAAATACATTCTGCAGAAGTTGTTTCAGTTTaccaaattaaataaatagagtATCAAACTAAACCCCGTGCAATTAACAAGAGAGGAAGATTCCAAACTTCTAAATTAGATGATGCTCCAATTCTATTTCTTTATTAGAAgagtaaaaagagaaaataagaatatttgAAGCACTTACAATAGATGAATTTGGGAGTAGTCCTATGATGTGCTGGTAATgtcactttcttttcttctcacTGTGAAGAATATTTTTATCAGTGCATTGCTTTTCTACACTAACAGTGGTATAAGCATGAGTTTGCATATATATGAAGATAATATGGATGCCAAAGTTCAAAATACTCAAATAAGTAAGATACATTATCAAAATCAGCAAGTATTGAACAAAAACTATTTTATTGTGAGTTGCTTAACAGTTATTGtttctttaaataaataaaattaggtaATGTCTTTTGTCAACATTAATTATGGAATCTCTTGCATATAATAAAGTGTATCAATGTCCATCTTTGCTTAGTTAGTTTTTTTAATCTCTTGTTGTGGACAGTTGTTTTTTCCTCTATTTCCTGCTTGCGATATTAAAGTAGCGGAAAACATCAGAAGAAGTGTGTAATGCAAGTAAAGGCACTATAATGTTTATTAACAAGGGTTGTATTGGCCTGAGAATTATGTAATATACCACATAAAAAAGTATGGAATTTATTCCGTTCAGCTTAACGTAGGCTTACAGATGGCATTTGCATCCAAAACTTGATGACCATATTTTGTGTGCCTGCCATGCAAAATTACAAAGCATACTTTTTGTACCTATCATGCAAAATAGGCCACCTCAACGCACAACTACAACCTAATAATTCACATTTTCTTAATGGCAGAGCAGAGATATACAACAGTGTGCAACCAAAAGCAGTTTAATTGGATAGAGACCTGGTGAAACTACAAAAGGCAGATCATCTAGAAAACTCAAGCGAACATAGGTTTCGGCATTGGCATTCATGAAACATTTGATGTAATGAAGCATTTTGCAGCACAGGACAATATTTTGGATCCAGTGATCTTTAACAAGATTCAGAGTTCCATCATAAGAGACTGATGATTCAAACTGCTCCGGTATTTTCACAATCTGCCCAAACTCAGGCCTCTTTTCTGGTTGCAAAACCCAAAACAGTTCAATTAAAGCTCTCATGGTTGTTGGGTAACGTAAATAGCTCATACAGCAAAAACAAAACACTCATTTATTTTTAGCCCCAAAACTACATAGAATAAAGCTATCTATTTAACTTTAACTTGCACACATACAATAACAAGATAAAGGAATGATCACATCAGGGAAGAAAGAACCTACAAGATGTCACCTTTTCAATAAGAACTGAACAAAAATTTTCTCAAAGAGATTCTGCAAATTAAATAAAGCGTAACAAATCATGTGTTCCAACAAGTTGTAAACCGGAAACATAATAATTCAGTGAAGCAAAAACTCCAACATCACAGATACCTAAAGTCAGAAAGGCATGGGCCGCATGGCCGTAAAATGCTCTGGAACATTATCTTACAGATGGTCTCCTGCGAAAAAAAGTTTGAGACGCGTTGAGTGTTACTCGAAGTTGCTCGGATACCGTATATCCCCGAGCTTCCATCAATCCTTGAAACTTTTGAGCGTCTTGCACAAATCCACCAgctataagtgaccgtataatcctcTCGAATTCTTCTGCTCCCAACTGCTCGTTTTTGGCCTCCAGAACTCCAAGAGCTTGAAGAGCCTTTTTCTCAACATTAGCTCTTGCATACATGTCACATAGGCCAATATGAACGTTAAATGGAGGAGCCTCACCCTGCTCAGCAATTTTATCCAAGAACTGTTCAGCCTCATCAATTAGCTGCATTTTACCCATCCAATCCACCAAAACCGAGTAAGTAACCACCCCAGGCTCAAAGCCATCTTTCTCAAGCTCCAATAGAAGATTTAAGGCTTTATCCAGCAGGTTCTTCTTCTCATAAGCTGCTATCATGCTAGCAGTGCATCTATCATCTGGCTTGTGTCCAAGTTTGATCATGTAATCAAAATTATGCCTTGCCTGATCAGAGTCACCAGCTTTTCCATATGCCTCAACAAGTGATGTGCATGACTCTAAAGTGGGCTGAAATCCTGAAAACTGCATTGTACTTGCTATTCTTTGGGCTCCATTAACATCACCATGCTGAGCAAATGACCTTAGGAGAGCCATAAAGATCTCCTTAGAAGGCTTGATGTCTCTTGCCTCCATTTCCCTCATTAATGATTCACCCAACTTTGGCTGACCAGCATTTACATAGGCTAGGATCATGGATTTGTAAACCCCCACGTCTGGTAAGAATCCTTGAATTCTCAAGCTCTCAAATGCAGCTTTTGCTCGATCCAGGTTACCTGCTTTGCTGTACATGTGAACCATGGTTGTTGATGTGAGAATATCAGGTCCAATCCCATTTTCACTCATCTTTTTGATAATTCTCTCGGCATCTTCTAGCCGGTTATCTCTAGCATGGGCATCAATGAGTTTTGAGTAGTCACGTATGTTTGTTTGGAAGGACTCTTCGCCAAGCACATGCTCTGCAATCTAACATGTTTACTAAATGTCAGAGTTAGCCTATACTTAACAATTTAAATTCACATTCTTTTTGATAGGTGGAAATTTAAATTCAGACTTTTCACTACATTTGGTTACTGAATGGAACAGTCGTCAAAGATTTCTACATTGGCAAAAGttagaatatttttcttttcaaagcAAAAGTTAATAATTTTGACTAACTTTCTTGGCATGCATTTCACTAACTAATCTAACTCTATGTTTAAGTTCCTTGCAGGATGAAAAGGAAACCAGAGAAACATTTATATTGCAGCACTAAACCAGTGCATAAGATGGCAAGTCAACATGTACTTTTTCTCTCAAGATAATTTGTCCAACATGTGAATAAAAACTTACcatttcaaaaaacaaaaaggaaaataaatagtcCAACATGTGAAGAGAAcaacctaattttttttttttttattttttttacaaactGGTACTGTAATAACAAcctaattttattttcacttatACGTAAGACCTGTGTCAGATAGTCAGACAGCAATCGATTCAGCTCTTTATACATTTATTGCCTAAGTTATGGAGCAGGGCATTTCTTTTACTTCGAGTGGGAAGTTTTTTAGATTAACGAGCAGTGGAGATAGTTGGTTCATCTTAACAGAAAATAGCAGAAAGTTCAGGAGCAGCATCAGGTTAGACGAAGCAATCTCAGATGGATATGTGAAGCCCTAAAGCAGGCCTCTTTGCAGCCAGGCAACAAATGCAGAAGATGGGGAAGAAAAGTACAGGCGTAATCATTCAGAGTGATACAAAACTTCAACAGTTATGGTCGATTTGTGAGAATAGAGACTATTCTAGGGGACAAAAAGGCATCAGTCATCATCCCAGAAGACAGATACAACAAGGGATGGGATGACATTGCAGGGAAGATACAAATATATCTGGGTCCTTTTGTAGATCCAAGATTCCATTTAGCAGATGAGCAGTCCAAATCCTACATGGAGGCAGCAAGGATCCCAAAATGGTCAAGCACAATCAGTTCTGAAGCAGGGAAAACCAGTAACAGGGAGATGGGGGAAACAGAGTACTTCCTCTCGAGGTGTCTTGTGGGAGAATTTAATGATCCATTTAATACAAGCCCAAATGCAAATATCATCCAAAAATGGTTTGTGGGCAGGTGGCAAGTCACTGCAGGACTTGAAgtcacacccattaaccataaCCAATTTCTCTTTGAGCTCCCATCCAGATTGGAGGCAAGCAGGGTTAAAGCAGGCAATTGGTTCTGGAAAGGGAGGAGGCTGACTCTCGAATGGTGGACGCCAGTGGCCGGATCAAAGCTAACCACAAAAAAGTCAGAACATAAATGGATAAAGGTTTTCGGAATTCCACTCCATGCCTGGTCAACAGAAACATTCAAATTTATTGGGAACAAGTGTGGAGGTTACGTCGAAGTAGATGAAGACACGAAACACAGAACACACATGCTATGGGCTCGTATCTGTGTGGAGAAGAACATGAAGGTAATTCCAAGGACCATAGAATTGCTCAAAGAAGATTGGGGTTTTGAACTCTCAATTTTAGAAGATCTGCACACCGTCGTTAATCTCGCCGGAAAAGGCACTGCTCCCGAGATAAGGAAAACGTCGGAAGAAGTTGGTACCTCGAACACTGTATCATATGAGGAGGTACAAAGGGACAGCTTTAATTCAAAAAGTGGCAGTCTGTTTTATCCAGTAGATAAAAGGGCAAAAGTCAAAGAGTCCAACAGTTTAATAGGGAGTGGGCCAGGGCCAATTAAAAGACAACTGGGCCTAGAAGCTGATCAGAATTATTACAAAACAGGCCCAAATGGCAAGAGGGGAAAAAATAAAGCTTTAAATGAGGCCAAACTTCTTAAACTCAAAACCATCTGGCAGGTTAAAAAGCCCAGCCCATCTTCCAACAGAttcggtgctctttcagcccctTCAGACTCCAGTGACTTTGAAATTGCCATGCAAGTAAATCCTGCAGAGCAAACATCAGGGGAGAGGCATTCAGATGCAGACGATGAAAGAATTCCCCAAGAAAGAATCCACAGGCCACTGCGACTACATACCTCAGGTGAGGAATTGGTTGCGTTCTCCAGCTCAGATACAGATTTCCCCTCTCAAGCGATATGTGAAGCATTACCATTGTCTTGGTACGAAGGCCCTATTCCACTGGCTATAGAAAAACCTACTGTTATTGAGCATCAAAGTGAACAAAAATCACAATGGTAAAGGCATGCAAAGCATTTGGGGTCAACGCTATAGGGTTTGAACATGATCTCTTAGAATTAGTTAAAAGGATGGAGCAAAGAAGACAAAAACAAATCCAAGAACAGGAGTTAAAGCAACAGGGGTCTGAGAAAGGGAAGAAAAGCGGAGGGGAAGGGGAACGGAAAAGATTAATCAGTGggattaattatgacaaaaAAGAGCAACAAAGCAGTGGGAGCAGGGGCAGGCAGTACACTTCACTGTCTGGATGAATTTGAAAGTCCTTAGTTGGAACATTAGGGGGCTGAATGAGGAGGCGAAGAGAGACACCATCAAATCCCTCATTCAGAGTTGGAAGGTTGACATATTATGTTTGCAAGAGACAAAAATCCAAGGCTGCAACAATAGGCTTATACAACAGATATGGGGAAACAGATGGGTTGATTGGGTAGAGCTTGAAGCAGCTGGCACAAAAGGTGGTATATTAGTAATCTGGGACAAAaggaaatgggtgaaaatggatGCACAACTGGGCTGCTATTCAATTTCATGTATGCTGCAGAGTTCACTTGAAGAGTTTAGGTGGTGCTTCACTGGAATTTATGGTCCACACACTAATCAAGAGAGGGAAGAGATGTGGGATGAATTAGCAGGGATAAAAGGACTTTGGGAGCATCAATGGGTCATAGGGGGTGACTTCAATGTATGCCGATTTGAAAGTGAAAGGCTAAATTGC
Coding sequences within it:
- the LOC132057350 gene encoding pentatricopeptide repeat-containing protein At2g32630-like: MNLKHLICKQTINKLSNGILSQYPHFHQKAAIFTFLVPPPTCSTKCHNDFFHYNRKNETWGCKRLIHTGAEQVLIDNATMNEFLSRFVWIMRGKLKPDFDKKTIDVMLLVIVGKVVEELEKGGFDQIVGGDFSEDLWKTVWEVSNVVLEDMEKAKRKEKMKSFLEAEQVKDMCRFAGEVGIRGEMLRELRFKWAREKMEESEFYQSLERRLKEEEEEEDSVGESEVVSLPKRRGKINYKIYGLDLSDSKWSQVADKVHEAEKIIWPQEPKPIAGKCKIITENILSSEVEDDPSSLLGEWVELLQPSRVDWMNLLDRLKEQNAHLYLKIAEHVLGEESFQTNIRDYSKLIDAHARDNRLEDAERIIKKMSENGIGPDILTSTTMVHMYSKAGNLDRAKAAFESLRIQGFLPDVGVYKSMILAYVNAGQPKLGESLMREMEARDIKPSKEIFMALLRSFAQHGDVNGAQRIASTMQFSGFQPTLESCTSLVEAYGKAGDSDQARHNFDYMIKLGHKPDDRCTASMIAAYEKKNLLDKALNLLLELEKDGFEPGVVTYSVLVDWMGKMQLIDEAEQFLDKIAEQGEAPPFNVHIGLCDMYARANVEKKALQALGVLEAKNEQLGAEEFERIIRSLIAGGFVQDAQKFQGLMEARGYTVSEQLRVTLNASQTFFRRRPSVR